AGTGGATGAAATCATCCGGCATCACCATGACCGGTTGGAGGAAGTCCGGCGGATTTTGGCCTCAGGCGTGTATACCGGCTACCAGATAGCCTCCCGGATGCACTGGTCTTTGACCTATGCCAGCTGGGAAGAGTTCCCCGTCCAGCAAAAATGGTTCGCCACCGGCGAGGCAGTAGCTCATCTGGAATATCTGGCCGGGCGGGGAGAAGTCAGCCGCGTCCGGGATCATGGGGTCATCCGTTATGCGCTCCAGCGCAGTGAGAAAAATACAGTGAATATACCAAACCTGTAGAGCTGTAAGATACTATGGCAGGAAAGCGGGAAATATTTGTTGAATAATAACGCAAAATGACGGAGAGCCGTCGTTTCAGTCAAGCTGGAACAGCGTCGGTTCAGGTGGAGAATCGCCCCTCGAACCGACGTTGCCTATAGAAGCGGGGAGTCTTATCCGCTGCAGGCTAAAACCACAGGTGATGTTTTAATGGGGGATGAGACATGGCGGTATTATATCTGCTGTTTATCGGCGTAGGAATCTTTGCAACAATCACGTTAATGGGGCGATTTATCAAAGAGGAAGGGCTGGTGGACACCAGCATTAAGAGCGAGAGACTTCCGCCCAAAGAGACCTTTGCTGCCTGCATGACCACTCAGGATATGCTAGAACCGTCGGTGGCGCTGGATCAACAGGCCAGCAGCATCAGTGAAGGATCGCCGGTTTTTCTCGACGTGAGCGGAAAACTGCTGCAGGATGTTCGAAAAATCCTGCTTCGGCTGGATGAACGCTGGCCCAAGATTTCTTATGCCGCGAAGCCGGTTCAGGCCTTTCTGGATATGTACCATGCCCCGCCCTTGATCACAGTGGCCGGTGAATTTAACAGCGGCAAATCCACCCTGATCAATGCCATGCTGGGGGAAAAATTGCAGGCCATGCAGATCCGGCCCAAACTTGGCTGCGTGACCCGGCTGAAGTATTCCAACCGGCGGCGGATTATCATCCGTCACATGAACGGGGAGTTTCGTGAATATGAATTACAACCCCTCCGCACGGTCCTGGTGGAGAACTTTGTCCATGAAGACGACATTATGCATGATGTGTTCTACGTCCAGGTGGAATTGGAGAACTCGCTGTTAAAGCAGTTTGACATTGTGGATACACCCGGTTTCAACAGCGGTTTCCGGCGGCATAACGACATGACCGCTGAGTTCATCGGTTACGCGGATGTGCTGATCTGGGTATTTGACGCCGAACGCCTGGCCAATCAGCCGGACCTGGAACTGTTTCATCAGCACACGCAGCATTGCCAGACTCTGGTCGTCGTCAATATGGTGGATAAATTAAAGCTGCCTAAACATAGAACCCCGGAATCGGTGATGGAACAGTTTGTGGCTGAAGTAGGAAAAAACGTGGACCAGATCTACTTCGTAACGGCCCGCAGCGCCCTGGCCGGCGAAGTCGGCAGCCTGGAGGGAAGCGGGATCCAGCAGCTGAACGAATATGTCCATTATCAAATTACCCCCAATGCCCGTGAAATCAAACAAACTGCCCTGCTGCTCAAGCTGGATCAGTTTGCCGATCACATTATTGACGTGAGGCACAAGCTGCTGGACTCTGTCGATGCCCTGGAAGGCCGTCTGGAATCCTATAATGCCAAGATGTCCAACTATGAAAAGATTGCCGGTCAAATTGACGAAAGCATCAATAATTGGGATGAAGACTGTCGTCACCAGAAAAATTACCGTTGGTTTCTGACAAATATGCCCCGTTATTTCACCTATGGCAGCCTGCCGGAGAATGTGATTCAACAGGGGAAAGATCTGGCGGATAAATTTACCCCGCTGGAAGAACGACGGAAAAAATCCGGAGAATGGCAGAAAAGGCTGGATGAGATCCAAGAGGACATTGACCGAAAATATATCCAGGTTATGAAGGAATACCAGCCTGACGGCGGTGACCGGAAAG
This sequence is a window from Acetonema longum DSM 6540. Protein-coding genes within it:
- a CDS encoding dynamin family protein, which gives rise to MAVLYLLFIGVGIFATITLMGRFIKEEGLVDTSIKSERLPPKETFAACMTTQDMLEPSVALDQQASSISEGSPVFLDVSGKLLQDVRKILLRLDERWPKISYAAKPVQAFLDMYHAPPLITVAGEFNSGKSTLINAMLGEKLQAMQIRPKLGCVTRLKYSNRRRIIIRHMNGEFREYELQPLRTVLVENFVHEDDIMHDVFYVQVELENSLLKQFDIVDTPGFNSGFRRHNDMTAEFIGYADVLIWVFDAERLANQPDLELFHQHTQHCQTLVVVNMVDKLKLPKHRTPESVMEQFVAEVGKNVDQIYFVTARSALAGEVGSLEGSGIQQLNEYVHYQITPNAREIKQTALLLKLDQFADHIIDVRHKLLDSVDALEGRLESYNAKMSNYEKIAGQIDESINNWDEDCRHQKNYRWFLTNMPRYFTYGSLPENVIQQGKDLADKFTPLEERRKKSGEWQKRLDEIQEDIDRKYIQVMKEYQPDGGDRKALAQSIEKWKKMVSEYNNQVIEYNRFTDELAEAWDTLLNSVGTFFQKVMMPRVEEQAQKASALLIEIDKDSQKIRAVEREYLLLLQDLKVFDQELFPRLVIMYSIAKCERTLGNFRGRIQQYERAVRLVTESIANWNEDCKAGKAWKDALLDIDRYVKGLPGASQIKRRGQDILAEFGTLETAKQKIQRSAQGLDTLNESLDQGLEQIEQKYSRYSQTYASVIDAVARRLFQRDVTKDRSRLKEMVEDWQARVAVYNDVTAEYNQYVTETKEHWDQLHTMIREFFQQDIASRLMGQMEQAAHLLAGVDEVLPLVQELERKHIAQVADTKNFDPTIFELADKINTILDSSDGKENRRSPGNYPALVQGFAKVEREELVLDWKKTYARPKLDGLIVKTTSAFSGDRSSTTHRPLEIRQLIRLS